One stretch of Streptomyces hygroscopicus DNA includes these proteins:
- a CDS encoding DNA-binding protein gives MTISPSSSAQAARENVARQLRDLRSNAGLTVTELASRCGWHHAKTSRIENARTPPSPTDIRLWCRAADALDQAADLIAASQHAQSLYREWRRRVRTGLAKLQDSYTELYRSTELLRVYSPVLVPGLLQTEGYARALLSMNARFLEVPDDGAEAAAARLERSQVIHEPGHRYVFLIEEAVLYYQLGNADAMAAQLGYLLTAGALPQVSFGIIPAGTRERVLWPQETFDVHDGTLVSVELLSAEVNATQPSEIAMYVKAFEQLRSMAVYGAEARALILKAIEALH, from the coding sequence ATGACCATCTCTCCGTCATCCTCAGCTCAAGCCGCCCGCGAGAACGTGGCGCGCCAGTTGCGCGACCTGAGAAGCAATGCCGGACTGACGGTCACTGAGCTGGCCTCCCGGTGCGGCTGGCACCATGCCAAGACGTCCCGGATCGAGAACGCCCGCACCCCGCCCTCACCGACGGACATCCGCCTGTGGTGCCGCGCAGCCGATGCTCTTGACCAGGCTGCGGACCTGATCGCGGCCTCGCAGCACGCCCAGTCCCTGTACCGGGAGTGGCGGCGCCGTGTGCGCACCGGTCTGGCCAAGCTCCAGGACAGCTACACGGAGCTGTACCGGTCAACGGAACTGCTGCGCGTCTATTCGCCGGTCCTGGTCCCCGGCCTGTTGCAGACGGAGGGCTACGCGAGAGCGCTGCTGTCGATGAATGCCCGGTTTCTTGAGGTCCCCGACGACGGGGCGGAGGCTGCGGCGGCCCGCCTGGAGCGGTCGCAGGTCATCCACGAGCCGGGGCACCGTTACGTGTTCCTCATCGAGGAGGCGGTGCTGTATTACCAGCTCGGCAACGCGGACGCGATGGCTGCTCAACTGGGCTACTTGCTGACCGCGGGGGCCCTGCCGCAGGTGTCGTTCGGCATCATCCCGGCTGGAACGCGCGAGCGGGTTCTGTGGCCGCAGGAGACATTCGACGTGCACGACGGCACGCTGGTGTCCGTCGAGTTGCTCTCCGCCGAGGTGAACGCCACCCAGCCGTCGGAGATCGCAATGTATGTGAAGGCGTTCGAGCAACTGCGCAGCATGGCCGTGTACGGGGCCGAGGCGCGGGCGTTGATCCTGAAGGCCATCGAGGCCCTGCACTGA
- a CDS encoding riboflavin biosynthesis protein RibD has product MHISELVGTDEWHTVDGRPFVVYKYAATLDGRIAAADSTSQWITSAESRAEVHALRAACQATVVGSGTQQADNPHLAVRSAKDDPKLKVAVPVDEQPWRVIVDTNARTPADARVLDDAAPTMIAVADDADASHLDGVATVVRLPRAKVGLDVEVLLRELHQRGVRGMFLEGGPTLAASFVSAGLVDRIVAYIAPALLGRGKSGLEGGTIETIDDILRCELVDVARSGPDVRLIARPQR; this is encoded by the coding sequence ATGCACATCAGCGAGCTGGTTGGCACGGACGAGTGGCACACAGTCGATGGGCGGCCGTTCGTCGTCTACAAGTACGCGGCCACGCTGGACGGCCGGATCGCCGCGGCGGACAGCACCAGCCAGTGGATCACCAGCGCCGAGTCCCGGGCCGAAGTCCACGCGCTGCGTGCGGCCTGTCAGGCGACTGTCGTCGGTTCCGGCACCCAGCAGGCCGACAACCCCCACCTTGCCGTGCGCTCGGCGAAGGACGACCCCAAGCTGAAGGTGGCCGTGCCGGTTGATGAGCAGCCATGGCGCGTGATCGTCGACACCAACGCCCGGACCCCCGCTGATGCCCGGGTCCTCGATGATGCGGCACCCACCATGATCGCTGTCGCCGATGACGCCGACGCATCCCACCTGGACGGCGTGGCCACCGTCGTACGGCTGCCCCGGGCGAAGGTCGGCTTGGACGTGGAGGTGCTCCTCCGTGAACTGCACCAGCGCGGCGTGCGCGGGATGTTCCTCGAGGGCGGCCCCACTCTCGCCGCGTCGTTCGTGTCGGCCGGACTGGTGGACCGCATCGTCGCCTACATCGCACCCGCGCTCCTCGGCCGCGGAAAGAGCGGACTCGAAGGCGGCACCATCGAGACGATCGACGACATCCTCCGATGCGAGCTGGTGGACGTGGCGCGGTCCGGCCCGGACGTCAGGCTGATCGCACGCCCGCAGCGCTGA